One segment of Carya illinoinensis cultivar Pawnee chromosome 1, C.illinoinensisPawnee_v1, whole genome shotgun sequence DNA contains the following:
- the LOC122309687 gene encoding transcription factor MYB17-like, whose amino-acid sequence MGRAPCCDKRGLKKGPWTPEEDEILVEYIKKNGGHGSWRSLPKLAGLLRCGKSCRLRWTNYLRPDIKRGPFTQEEEKLVVQLHGILGNRWASIAAQLPGRTDNEIKNLWNTHLKKRLVCMGLDPQTHEPLNSCSTAIKAPASPTTRHMAQWESARLEAEARLSRESSLFNPNPVGGTDSDYFLRIWNSEVGESFRKFSMGDKTLCQSPVSQASSSTKCGSMSAITTEICPILGGSSIAGSNQNEDTECKSCKSYTEEMMAASDCSSSDELEDSSENAFQLLLDFPINNDMSFLEEDIDKYALPPAMLTESSFICHL is encoded by the exons ATGGGGAGAGCACCCTGCTGTGACAAAAGGGGTTTGAAGAAGGGGCCATGGACTCCCGAGGAGGATGAGATTCTTGTTGAGTATATCAAGAAGAATGGTGGACATGGAAGCTGGAGATCTCTCCCTAAGCTTGCAG GTCTTCTTCGCTGTGGGAAGAGTTGCCGGCTTAGGTGGACAAATTATCTCCGACCAGACATCAAACGTGGCCCTTTCACCCAGGAGGAAGAGAAGCTTGTTGTGCAGCTTCATGGAATTCTTGGAAACCG GTGGGCTTCTATTGCCGCTCAATTACCAGGGAGAACtgataatgagataaaaaatttatggaATACCCATCTGAAGAAGCGCCTCGTTTGCATGGGCCTTGATCCACAAACACATGAGCCCTTAAACTCCTGCAGTACAGCTATAAAAGCACCTGCATCCCCTACCACTCGCCACATGGCACAATGGGAGAGTGCTAGGCTTGAAGCTGAGGCTCGGCTTTCAAGGGAGTCATCACTCTTCAATCCGAATCCTGTTGGTGGAACTGATTCTGACTATTTTCTTCGCATATGGAACTCAGAAGTTGGAGAATCATTTCGAAAGTTCAGTATGGGGGACAAAACTCTCTGCCAGAGCCCTGTTTCTCAGGCATCTTCATCTACCAAATGTGGATCAATGTCAGCCATCACCACCGAGATTTGCCCCATTTTAGGGGGATCCTCAATCGCAGGAAGCAATCAAAATGAAGATACTGAGTGCAAGAGTTGCAAGTCCTACACTGAAGAGATGATGGCTGCGTCTGATTGCTCAAGCTCCGATGAGTTGGAGGATTCATCCGAAAATGCATTCCAGCTGCTGTTGGATTTCCCCATTAACAACGACATGAGCTTTTTGGAGGAAGACATAGATAAGTATGCCTTGCCTCCTGCAATGCTGACAGAAAGCTCCTTCATCTGCCACCTCTGA
- the LOC122309694 gene encoding remorin-like: MLSIRLVEDEEVKKVESETLSSQPLAAVDHVQRRLNEVAEEEKVVVQIPPETKAVVAIVQKTPKPAVKRASKGSIDRDIALSEVEMEKRLSFVNAWEESEKTKAQNKAQKKLSAIAAWENSKIASVEANLRKIEATFEKLKADYREKMNNKAALIHKQAEEKRAMIEARLKEDFIKIEEMAAKYRATGDPPKKQRFRCF, translated from the exons ATGTTGTCGATTAGATTGGTGGAAGATGAGGAAGTGAAGAAGGTGGAATCGGAAACGCTGTCGTCTCAACCTCTGGCTGCGGTTGATCATGTGCAAAGAAGGTTAAACGAAGTCGCAGAGGAGGAGAAAGTTGTGGTTCAAATACCACCAGAAACCAAAGCTGTGGTTGCTATAGTACAGA AGACTCCAAAGCCTGCGGTGAAGAGAGCTTCAAAGGGTTCAATTGATAGAG ATATTGCTCTCTCAGAGGTCGAGATGGAAAAAAGGTTGTCTTTTGTCAACGCCTGGGAAGAGAGCGAAAAAACCAAGGCACAGAACAA GGCTCAAAAGAAGCTCTCTGCTATAGCTGCATGGGAAAACAGCAAGATTGCATCAGTGGAAGCCAATCTACGAAAAATTGAG GCGACATTTGAGAAGTTGAAGGCAGACTACAGAGAGAAAATGAACAACAAAGCCGCTTTGATTCATAAGCAAGCAGAAGAAAAGAGAGCAATGATTGAAGCTAGACTCAAGGAAGATTTTATCAAGATAGAGGAGATGGCTGCAAAATATCGTGCTACTGGGGACCCTCCAAAAAAGCAGCGATTTCGCTGCTTTTGA